One segment of Stomatobaculum sp. F0698 DNA contains the following:
- a CDS encoding N-acetylmuramoyl-L-alanine amidase family protein: MKKQKLATVVLAAGLVLGIAVFVGYESTRYTRTVQAAEREWQLGDTEEAIPIYEKAIRMKPKRAEAYLSLAEIYERNNRHADAVTLLKTAAEAMSGKTSKDAALIQEALERYNPTVKASLESGSYEDPVDLELTSKGVSIRYTLLEAPESESAEEQDYEKPLRFRRNGTYRLQCYAVNQKGEAGEPVELSYVIQLDPEKYHMNSWYQKDNGWYYNDDTGVPVVGWRQIDGNWYHFAENGKMMTGWLELGDNFYYLDENGVIANGWRNLDGKYYYFLEDGSMAVNRWVEGDYYVGADGVMLVSTTTPDGYQLDENGKKIEKSQNEKAVEAYRSILLDRSWNGRKLPGGQFAVVDINGDGVWELLTDLDAGYDDSIDRLFYFTDSLQMYALDSNEYDPPSNLQIWDVFIPANQTVIIGRRRGKAYTSAIVQSNNQTISEPEEGQIGWPYVGRYKEESGVTAEQKKSLERWRVGAKKYYSAPCYYPNFVDINAANVDKYLSGQGESTGMQYAFSEYPGVEELR, from the coding sequence ATGAAAAAGCAAAAGCTTGCCACTGTGGTTCTCGCCGCGGGCCTGGTTCTCGGCATTGCGGTCTTTGTGGGCTATGAGAGCACGCGCTATACGCGGACGGTGCAGGCGGCCGAACGGGAGTGGCAGCTCGGAGACACGGAAGAAGCAATCCCAATCTACGAGAAGGCTATCCGAATGAAGCCGAAGCGCGCAGAGGCGTATCTTTCACTCGCGGAGATTTATGAGAGAAACAATCGACACGCGGATGCGGTCACGCTTCTAAAGACCGCCGCTGAGGCGATGTCCGGCAAAACTTCGAAAGATGCAGCGCTGATTCAAGAGGCACTGGAGCGCTACAATCCCACGGTCAAAGCATCGCTCGAATCCGGCAGTTATGAGGATCCGGTGGATCTGGAGTTAACGAGTAAGGGCGTTTCGATACGCTATACCCTTTTGGAAGCGCCCGAGAGCGAGAGCGCGGAAGAGCAGGATTATGAGAAGCCGCTGCGCTTCCGCAGAAACGGAACCTATCGCCTGCAGTGCTATGCGGTCAATCAAAAGGGGGAGGCCGGTGAGCCGGTGGAGCTTAGCTACGTGATTCAACTCGACCCGGAAAAGTATCATATGAACAGCTGGTACCAAAAGGACAACGGCTGGTACTACAACGACGATACCGGGGTGCCGGTGGTCGGCTGGCGGCAGATTGACGGCAACTGGTATCACTTTGCCGAGAACGGCAAGATGATGACGGGTTGGCTGGAACTCGGCGACAACTTCTACTACCTCGATGAGAACGGTGTCATTGCAAACGGCTGGCGCAATCTGGACGGAAAGTACTATTACTTCCTCGAAGACGGCAGCATGGCGGTGAATCGTTGGGTGGAAGGAGATTACTATGTCGGCGCGGACGGCGTTATGCTGGTCTCGACAACGACCCCGGACGGCTATCAGTTGGATGAAAACGGCAAGAAGATCGAGAAGAGCCAAAACGAGAAGGCGGTCGAAGCCTACCGAAGCATACTCCTCGACCGGAGTTGGAACGGCAGAAAGCTGCCCGGCGGACAGTTCGCGGTTGTGGATATCAACGGCGACGGGGTGTGGGAGTTATTGACGGACTTGGATGCAGGCTATGACGACAGCATCGACAGACTCTTCTACTTTACGGATAGTTTACAGATGTACGCTTTGGATTCTAATGAATATGATCCACCGAGCAATCTCCAAATTTGGGATGTATTTATTCCTGCGAATCAGACCGTGATTATCGGTCGCAGGCGTGGCAAAGCCTACACGAGTGCTATAGTACAGAGCAATAATCAGACGATTTCCGAGCCTGAAGAGGGACAAATCGGATGGCCGTATGTAGGACGCTACAAAGAAGAGAGCGGTGTTACGGCAGAGCAGAAGAAATCTTTGGAGCGTTGGCGCGTGGGGGCAAAGAAATATTATTCGGCACCCTGCTATTATCCGAACTTTGTGGACATCAACGCGGCGAATGTAGACAAGTATCTGAGCGGACAAGGGGAAAGCACGGGGATGCAATATGCGTTTAGCGAGTATCCCGGCGTAGAAGAACTTCGGTGA
- a CDS encoding SH3 domain-containing protein produces MAAGTGKKYLVILASALIVSGGIVAGALIATRRPAVRTETLAEREESREETREENRAAESEASGERDGNYTASVAADVANLASAVTEAEAALTAQASVAATEPATTAAVVASSAPVTTAPVTTAANYSQTMFVSNCAESISLRESPSTQARALRQIPFGAPVTVLGSAENGFYQVIYNGVTGYSLASYLVSYRPSESERLERPAGSTVSSNTSGGYRTMYCVNCREYITLRSIPSTSGADLAHIPLGASVSYVGTAENGFYEVIYNGRRGYALAQYLSY; encoded by the coding sequence ATGGCAGCCGGAACGGGCAAAAAGTATTTGGTAATACTGGCATCCGCACTCATTGTGTCCGGAGGTATTGTCGCAGGGGCGCTCATTGCGACGCGGAGACCGGCGGTGCGGACCGAAACGCTTGCGGAGCGCGAGGAGAGTCGGGAGGAAACGCGCGAAGAGAACCGTGCGGCAGAGAGCGAGGCAAGCGGCGAGCGGGACGGAAACTATACCGCTTCGGTCGCGGCGGATGTTGCGAATCTGGCTTCCGCGGTGACGGAGGCGGAGGCCGCGCTCACGGCGCAGGCAAGCGTTGCGGCGACCGAGCCCGCGACAACGGCAGCTGTGGTCGCAAGCTCTGCCCCGGTGACGACTGCTCCTGTGACGACCGCGGCGAACTATTCTCAGACCATGTTTGTCTCAAACTGTGCGGAGTCGATTTCGCTCCGTGAATCTCCGTCCACGCAGGCGCGGGCCCTGCGGCAGATTCCCTTCGGGGCACCGGTCACGGTACTCGGAAGTGCGGAAAACGGTTTCTATCAGGTCATCTACAACGGCGTGACCGGTTATTCTCTGGCTTCCTATCTCGTGTCGTATCGGCCGAGTGAGTCGGAGCGCCTCGAAAGACCGGCGGGCAGCACGGTATCGAGCAATACGAGCGGCGGCTACCGTACCATGTACTGCGTGAACTGCCGCGAGTACATTACGCTGCGCAGCATTCCGAGTACGAGCGGCGCAGACCTCGCGCACATTCCGCTCGGCGCCTCGGTGAGCTATGTCGGCACGGCGGAAAACGGTTTCTATGAGGTCATTTATAACGGCAGACGGGGCTATGCGCTGGCGCAGTATCTGAGCTACTGA
- a CDS encoding aldehyde dehydrogenase family protein, whose product MGSLAKRIAAQRVYFDGDRTKPLAFRLAMLERLETQIREQENAILAALRLDLSKSRAEAYMTELALVYGELREARQNLRIWARTERVRGSLASFPAKNYVYREPYGVVLILAPWNYPFYLSIAPLIAAIAAGNCAVVKCSAESVHTSALIRKLLQAVFPASYVYAAAPDTDHAELLCQRYDYIFFTGSPRVGKIIMRAASEHLTPVTLELGGKSPCIVDESADIKLAARRIAWGKFLNAGQTCIAVDYVLVQRRVKAALVQALGAEISRRYPKAERQESYPKIINRRHYARLAGLIAAEKEVIGGAMNERAAKIAPTLFPEAAFDHPCMQEEIFGPLLPIIVYDELETAIQEIKAREKPLACYVFTRDKRKAEALISRLSFGGGCVNDVLLQIGNHRLPFGGVGNSGMGAYHGRYGFETFSHKKAVVKNTGFPDFPFRYAPFGEGKLKLLKKFL is encoded by the coding sequence ATGGGAAGCTTGGCAAAACGGATTGCCGCCCAGCGGGTATATTTTGACGGGGACAGAACAAAACCCCTTGCGTTTCGGCTTGCGATGCTGGAACGCTTGGAAACGCAGATTCGCGAACAGGAGAATGCCATCCTTGCGGCGCTCCGACTGGATCTCTCGAAATCGCGGGCGGAGGCCTATATGACGGAGCTCGCCTTGGTCTACGGGGAGCTCCGGGAAGCGCGTCAAAATCTGAGAATCTGGGCGAGAACAGAACGAGTGCGGGGCAGTCTCGCAAGCTTTCCGGCAAAGAACTATGTGTACCGGGAGCCCTACGGCGTGGTGCTGATACTAGCTCCTTGGAACTATCCCTTTTACTTGAGTATTGCGCCCCTCATAGCGGCAATTGCCGCGGGAAACTGCGCCGTTGTAAAGTGCTCGGCGGAGAGCGTGCACACATCGGCGCTCATACGAAAACTCCTGCAGGCGGTATTTCCCGCATCGTATGTGTACGCGGCGGCACCGGACACGGACCATGCGGAATTACTTTGTCAGCGCTACGACTATATCTTCTTTACCGGAAGTCCGCGAGTCGGAAAGATTATTATGCGAGCTGCGAGCGAACATCTGACGCCTGTCACTTTGGAGCTCGGCGGCAAGAGTCCCTGCATTGTCGATGAGAGCGCGGACATAAAGCTCGCGGCGCGGCGCATTGCCTGGGGAAAATTCTTAAACGCCGGTCAGACCTGCATTGCGGTCGACTATGTGCTCGTACAGCGCCGTGTTAAGGCTGCGCTGGTACAAGCCTTAGGGGCGGAAATTTCGCGGCGCTATCCCAAGGCAGAGCGGCAGGAGAGCTACCCGAAAATCATCAACCGCAGGCACTATGCGCGTCTGGCAGGCCTGATTGCCGCAGAGAAAGAGGTAATCGGCGGGGCAATGAACGAGCGCGCGGCAAAAATTGCACCGACCCTCTTTCCGGAGGCGGCGTTTGACCACCCTTGTATGCAGGAAGAAATCTTTGGCCCCTTGCTGCCCATCATCGTCTACGATGAACTTGAGACGGCGATTCAAGAAATCAAGGCGCGGGAAAAGCCGCTCGCCTGCTATGTCTTTACGCGGGATAAGCGGAAGGCGGAGGCGCTCATATCCAGGCTCTCCTTCGGCGGCGGCTGCGTGAACGATGTCTTGCTGCAAATCGGGAACCACCGCCTGCCCTTTGGCGGCGTGGGGAACAGCGGCATGGGCGCGTATCACGGAAGATACGGCTTTGAGACCTTCAGCCATAAAAAGGCGGTCGTGAAAAACACCGGCTTTCCGGATTTTCCGTTTCGCTACGCGCCTTTTGGCGAAGGAAAGCTGAAACTCCTAAAGAAGTTCCTATGA
- a CDS encoding DNA-directed RNA polymerase subunit alpha C-terminal domain-containing protein, with the protein MKNQNDKAFGRQEKVSVFSLRLPTDGKYAFHQASGVTAERFLQASELLPAGGFLGVELLPERGAKQEFFLFSAPDATVSDEDYSWIFENCAAEEPTETRALDSLFAEGHKVYALAETASGEAVATAESNSFTVESYYRRDAEERYRLDLVLQFYELLLQEGGRLRMVAASSAGSENSAHTRGRILLSLPNAMSLRLRAQLALTFPGTEMQALSEEAETETKKPCVSESYLSVGMIRFLLLLFALERQQEKSNAEEVPEEWKEPENCRNPILIEDLELSVRSYNCLKHAGILTVEQLKRLSEDELRRIRNMGLKSVREIQYKLEEIRNIPAISQLPEKDYFAELETLIGLNEVKMQVKKIAAFAKMQKEMKAQGKGNLSVALNMEFSGNPGTAKTTVARILAGILNQVGILESAEIVEVGRASLVAGYVGQTAERVREVFRSAKGKVLFIDEAYSLVEHWEGGYGDEAINTIVQEMENNREDTVVIFAGYPKQMEDFFARNPGLRSRVPFKISFCDYSLEEMLKITALEAERRGFTLAPEAEETIKRLAAPEERQSGFGNGRFCRNLVENALLSYALRVYGEDKGTETEVTHDFVLRPEDFSAPEVSAEAKRAAIGFQPYAA; encoded by the coding sequence ATGAAGAATCAGAATGACAAGGCATTCGGGCGTCAGGAAAAGGTTTCGGTGTTTTCGTTGCGGTTGCCGACAGATGGGAAGTATGCTTTTCATCAGGCGTCGGGGGTCACTGCAGAGCGTTTCTTACAGGCTTCGGAATTGCTTCCCGCGGGGGGCTTTCTCGGGGTAGAGTTACTACCGGAGCGCGGTGCAAAGCAAGAGTTCTTTCTCTTCTCTGCGCCGGATGCGACGGTGAGCGATGAGGACTACAGCTGGATTTTTGAGAACTGCGCGGCGGAGGAGCCGACAGAGACAAGGGCGCTTGATAGTCTCTTCGCGGAAGGGCACAAGGTATATGCCCTTGCCGAAACCGCGAGCGGAGAAGCTGTAGCTACCGCGGAATCAAATTCTTTTACGGTTGAAAGTTACTACCGGAGGGATGCGGAAGAGCGCTATCGTTTGGATCTGGTTCTGCAGTTTTATGAGCTCCTCTTGCAAGAAGGCGGACGGCTTCGCATGGTAGCGGCAAGTTCGGCGGGAAGTGAGAACTCCGCGCATACGCGCGGTCGCATTTTACTGAGTCTTCCGAACGCTATGAGCCTGCGTCTTCGCGCGCAGCTTGCGCTCACCTTCCCGGGAACGGAGATGCAAGCGCTTTCTGAGGAAGCGGAGACAGAAACGAAGAAGCCCTGTGTCAGCGAATCCTATCTCTCTGTGGGCATGATTCGCTTTCTGTTACTGCTCTTCGCGCTTGAGCGGCAGCAGGAGAAAAGCAATGCGGAGGAAGTTCCGGAAGAATGGAAAGAGCCTGAGAACTGCAGAAATCCCATCCTCATTGAAGATTTGGAACTCAGCGTTCGCAGCTATAACTGCCTGAAACATGCCGGCATTCTTACGGTGGAGCAGTTGAAGCGACTCAGCGAGGATGAGCTTAGGCGTATCCGGAATATGGGATTAAAAAGCGTGCGGGAAATTCAGTATAAGCTGGAAGAAATCCGGAACATTCCCGCAATCAGTCAGCTCCCCGAGAAGGATTACTTTGCGGAACTGGAGACGCTGATCGGTTTAAACGAGGTAAAAATGCAGGTTAAAAAAATTGCGGCGTTTGCCAAAATGCAGAAAGAAATGAAGGCGCAGGGAAAGGGAAATCTCAGCGTGGCGCTCAATATGGAGTTCAGCGGGAATCCCGGCACGGCAAAGACTACGGTGGCGCGCATTCTCGCCGGGATTCTGAATCAGGTCGGTATTCTCGAGAGCGCCGAGATTGTTGAAGTGGGGCGTGCTTCTCTGGTGGCAGGCTATGTGGGACAGACCGCGGAGCGCGTCCGGGAAGTGTTTCGAAGTGCCAAGGGCAAGGTTCTCTTCATTGACGAGGCTTACTCTCTGGTCGAGCACTGGGAGGGTGGTTACGGCGATGAGGCCATCAATACGATAGTCCAGGAGATGGAGAACAACCGGGAGGATACGGTCGTGATTTTCGCGGGCTACCCGAAGCAGATGGAGGATTTCTTTGCGAGAAATCCGGGACTCCGTTCCCGTGTTCCGTTTAAAATCAGTTTTTGCGATTATTCGCTCGAGGAAATGCTAAAGATTACCGCCCTGGAGGCAGAGCGCCGCGGCTTTACGCTTGCGCCCGAGGCGGAAGAAACAATCAAGAGGCTTGCTGCTCCGGAAGAGCGGCAGTCCGGCTTCGGAAACGGCCGTTTCTGCAGAAACCTGGTCGAGAATGCGCTGCTCTCCTATGCGCTGCGTGTCTACGGCGAGGACAAAGGCACTGAGACGGAAGTGACACATGACTTTGTGCTGCGCCCGGAGGATTTTTCCGCACCGGAAGTATCGGCAGAGGCGAAGAGGGCGGCAATCGGGTTTCAGCCCTATGCGGCATAA